A genomic region of Danio aesculapii chromosome 21, fDanAes4.1, whole genome shotgun sequence contains the following coding sequences:
- the banf1 gene encoding barrier-to-autointegration factor — protein sequence MSSTSQKHKDFVAEPMGEKSVMALAGIGEVLGNRLEEKGFDKAYVVLGQFLVLRKDEELFREWLKDTCGANTKQQGDCYSCLREWCDSFL from the exons ATGTCGTCGACATCACAGAAACACAAGGACTTTGTGGCAGAGCCCATGGGCGAGAAGTCAGTGATGGCTCTAGCAGGAATCGGTGAAGTTCTTGGAAATCGATTGGAAGAGAAGGGCTTTGACAAG GCGTATGTTGTTTTAGGCCAGTTCCTGGTACTGAGGAAAGATGAGGAGTTGTTTCGGGAATGGTTGAAGGATACATGTGGAGCAAACACCAAACAGCAGGGCGACTGTTACAGCTGTCTGCGAGAGTGGTGCGACTCCTTCCTGTAG
- the slc3a2b gene encoding solute carrier family 3 member 2b: MSNDTEVDMKDVELNEVEQEKQPMTEGDAGNNYAISPVTEKNGIVKVKIPDEESKFTGLSKEELMKVAGTPGWVRVRWALLILFWLGWLGMLAGAIAIIIQAPRCKPLPEMNWWNKGPLYQIGDVGAFTNSSDMKDLAGKVQALDDLKVKGLIIGPIHVSSEDKPDELDLTKISEDAGGLAQFKEVIEAAHKRGIFIVLDLTPNYKGKDPWFSNDAVSTVQKVEPALIYWLKQGVDGFLFYGVEKVSAAAPSLWSDVEALIHNQTDPQGKTKKVLIGVTDQSSPKEISATLNKTGVDLLLSGALRSKSVLEVAQAVDSLYSTYNQTQLAWNIGGRIAGHLASVVGFAQVKLSQLMLLTLPGTPVFNYGDEIGLEDEVNKYPTMLWKFNDEEKQKEMSIFHSFFKSVSVKRMKERSLQHGEYLPLFSSDAAMAYVRSWDQNERYLIALNWHSNETVTLQLKHADIPESAAVVFSTSDDTEVDKELNLAQLEVKPGEGIMLKFPYTS, translated from the exons ATGAGCAACGATACTGAAGTGGATATGAAAGATGTGGAGCTCAATGAGGTGGAGCAGGAGAAGCAGCCCATGACAGAGGGAGATGCTGGAAACAATTATGCCATTTCACCTGTAACCGAGAAGAATGGCATTGTGAAAGTGAAGATTCCAGATGAGGAGTCCAAATTCACTGGTCTGTCCAAAGAAGAGCTCATGAAGGTCGCTGGAACACCAGG gTGGGTTCGAGTTCGTTGGGCACTACTGATCCTTTTCTGGCTTGGTTGGCTTGGCATGCTGGCTGGTGCCATTGCCATCATTATTCAAGCTCCTCGATGCAAGCCCCTGCCTGAGATGAACTGGTGGAACAAAGGACCACTGTACCAGATTGGAGATGTTGGCGCCTTTACAAACTCTTCAGACATGAAAG ATTTGGCTGGAAAGGTTCAGGCTTTGGATGATTTGAAGGTGAAGGGTCTGATCATTGGCCCGATTCACGTGTCCAGTGAAGACAAGCCTGATGAACTGGATTTGACTAAGATTTCTGAAGATGCCGGTGGTCTGGCACAGTTTAAAGAAGTCATTGAGGCTGCACACAAGCGAG GCATCTTCATTGTTTTGGACTTGACCCCTAACTATAAAGGAAAAGATCCTTGGTTTTCCAATGATGCTGTCAGCACTGTGCAGAAAGTTGAG CCTGCTTTGATATACTGGCTAAAACAAGGTGTAGATGGATTCCTCTTCTATGGTGTTGAGAAGGTTTCAGCTGCTGCCCCATCTCTTTGGAGTGATGTCGAAGCCCTCATTCACAACCAGACGGACCCACaaggaaaaacaaaaaa AGTCTTAATTGGAGTCACAGATCAGTCCTCTCCTAAAGAAATATCTGCAACGTTGAACAAAACTGGTGTGGACTTGCTTCTCTCTGGTGCTCTGAGGTCTAAATCTGTCCTGGAAGTTGCCCAAGCTGTTGATAGCCTGTATTCCACTTACAATCAGACCCAACTGGCTTGGAACATCGGTGGGCGAATTGCAGGACATCTGGCTTCAGTTGTGGGTTTCGCCCAAGTCAAACTGAGTCAACTTATGTTGCTCACCCTGCCAGGCACACCAGTGTTTAATTATGGCGATGAGATTGGACTGGAAGATGAG GTCAACAAATACCCAACCATGTTGTGGAAATTCAATGATGAG GAGAAGCAGAAGGAAATGAGCATATTCCATTCATTCTTCAAGAGCGTGAGTGTTAAAAGAATGAAGGAGCGCTCTCTGCAGCATGGAGAATACTTGCCTTTGTTCAGCTCTGACGCTGCCATGGCCTACGTGCGAAGCTGGGACCAGAATGAACGCTACCTTATTGCACTCAACTGGCACTCAAATGAGACTGTCACTCTTCAGCTGAAACATGCTGACATTCCTGAAAGCGCTGCAGTAGTGTTTAGTACTTCTGATGATACAGAAGTCGATAAAGAGCTTAATCTTGCACAGCTAGAGGTGAAACCAGGAGAAGGTATAATGCTGAAGTTTCCATACACATCTTAA